The Bacteroidota bacterium genome contains a region encoding:
- a CDS encoding T9SS type A sorting domain-containing protein: MKKIFIILALLIAGNLLQAQNYWLRSSFNPNMNLFAVTYTDSTNFYIAADSGKIFHSTDAGLSWSMQNTGYLSRISDINFLDVNTGYAISWEFGLTNPDFIGSIILKTTNGGINWQTNRVDTGITFSKIFFTDSQNGMLTGYPVGILRTTNGGLNWTNDYIDSATFYDYPIKSFIKRNSQLSIACGGWNDIQGVIWRTTNNGLNWAAQGVGFEPLYSLHFFDDNNVIAVGGDFEYGASMAKSTNGGINWVYTSFEQFGIALGMSFRIPSEGWIALSLGHTFLYTRNSGNTWNAWETPNGEYIYDVKFSNNRNGIAVGEHGAILKFNTDYVGIENTGTTIPSNIHLKQNYPNPFNPSTIISFTVQRPEFVTLKIYDMLGKEVETLINGVINPGEHKINFSSAEIPAGVYYYTLKTESNFTETKKMVLVK; this comes from the coding sequence TTGAAAAAAATTTTTATAATATTAGCTTTATTAATTGCGGGAAATTTATTGCAGGCGCAGAATTACTGGCTTCGCTCTTCTTTTAATCCTAACATGAATTTGTTTGCTGTTACCTATACAGATTCAACTAATTTTTATATAGCGGCAGACTCAGGTAAAATTTTTCACAGTACTGATGCAGGTTTAAGCTGGTCAATGCAAAATACAGGATACCTCAGCAGAATTTCTGATATTAATTTTTTAGATGTCAATACGGGATATGCAATTTCATGGGAGTTTGGTTTAACTAATCCTGATTTTATCGGTTCGATAATTTTAAAAACAACAAACGGAGGAATTAACTGGCAAACTAACAGAGTCGATACCGGAATAACCTTCAGCAAAATATTTTTCACTGATTCGCAAAATGGTATGCTTACCGGATATCCTGTCGGCATTCTTCGCACCACAAACGGAGGATTAAACTGGACAAACGACTACATAGATTCTGCTACTTTCTATGATTACCCAATTAAATCTTTTATAAAACGTAACTCCCAACTATCTATAGCGTGCGGGGGCTGGAATGACATTCAGGGTGTAATATGGCGAACGACTAATAACGGACTGAACTGGGCAGCACAGGGTGTGGGTTTTGAACCGTTATACTCACTTCATTTCTTTGATGATAATAACGTGATTGCAGTCGGAGGTGATTTTGAATATGGCGCCAGCATGGCAAAATCTACAAACGGAGGAATCAACTGGGTGTATACTTCGTTTGAACAATTCGGAATTGCTTTGGGAATGTCATTCCGTATTCCTTCCGAAGGCTGGATTGCTTTGAGCCTCGGGCATACTTTTTTATACACTCGAAATAGCGGAAACACATGGAATGCATGGGAAACTCCTAACGGAGAATATATTTATGATGTGAAATTTTCAAATAACAGAAACGGAATTGCGGTTGGTGAACATGGAGCTATTCTAAAATTCAATACCGATTACGTTGGGATAGAAAACACCGGTACAACTATACCTTCAAACATTCATTTAAAACAAAATTATCCCAATCCGTTTAATCCGTCAACAATTATTTCTTTTACAGTACAAAGACCTGAATTTGTTACTTTAAAAATATATGATATGCTGGGAAAAGAAGTTGAGACACTCATTAACGGAGTAATAAATCCGGGTGAGCATAAAATAAATTTCAGCTCAGCTGAAATACCTGCAGGCGTTTATTATTATACTTTAAAAACAGAAAGTAATTTTACCGAAACAAAAAAAATGGTACTGGTAAAATAA
- the fdhD gene encoding formate dehydrogenase accessory sulfurtransferase FdhD → MSNGNYKILKVQNGITNEADDTAAIEEPLEISIVNCAEKKVISITMRTPGNDEELAAGFLFTEGIIKDNCVKSFSKGMNTVTVHIEENAQINLKSSDRNFYMTSSCGICGKSSIDSVRTNSKYKIEISKNVISKDTILKLPEILRKHQSIFDSTGGLHASGLFDLNGNFIALKEDVGRHNALDKLAGYALQNNLLALSNNILLLSGRASFELIQKALMIGIPVVCAVGAPSSLAIDLAKENNITLIGFLRDNRFNIYSYPERIKLNEE, encoded by the coding sequence ATGAGTAACGGGAATTATAAAATATTAAAAGTTCAAAACGGAATTACTAACGAAGCTGATGATACAGCTGCAATTGAAGAACCTTTGGAAATTTCTATTGTAAATTGTGCAGAAAAAAAAGTTATCTCAATTACCATGAGAACTCCCGGAAACGATGAAGAACTAGCTGCAGGATTTTTATTCACTGAAGGAATTATTAAAGATAATTGTGTTAAGTCGTTCTCAAAAGGAATGAATACAGTTACAGTCCATATAGAAGAAAATGCTCAGATTAATCTCAAATCTTCCGATAGAAATTTTTATATGACTTCAAGCTGCGGTATTTGCGGCAAAAGCTCAATTGATTCAGTCAGGACAAATTCTAAATACAAAATAGAAATTTCAAAAAATGTTATTTCTAAAGATACTATTTTAAAGCTGCCTGAGATTTTACGAAAACATCAGAGTATTTTTGATTCTACAGGCGGTCTTCATGCAAGCGGGTTATTCGATTTAAACGGAAACTTCATTGCGCTGAAAGAAGATGTCGGCAGACACAACGCACTTGATAAACTTGCCGGCTACGCTTTACAAAATAATTTGCTTGCGCTATCAAATAATATTTTATTATTAAGCGGACGCGCTAGTTTTGAGCTTATTCAGAAAGCTTTGATGATAGGAATTCCGGTTGTCTGTGCTGTCGGTGCGCCATCGAGTCTTGCAATTGATTTAGCAAAAGAAAATAATATCACTCTTATCGGATTTTTAAGAGATAACAGATTTAATATATACTCTTATCCTGAACGGATTAAGCTTAATGAAGAATAA
- a CDS encoding GNAT family N-acetyltransferase: protein MDLKEISKEEYYVTTDISKMDFEAIHNWITNSYWAFGRTKEAMKKVMENSLNFALFYKSKQVGFARVVTDYHTFSYLCDVIIDEEYRGKGLGKILMKEVMEYSPLKTMKRWMLFTKDAHGLYRQFGFGENEMPERTMIKKNSEVS from the coding sequence ATGGATTTAAAAGAAATTAGTAAAGAAGAGTACTATGTAACTACAGATATATCTAAAATGGATTTTGAAGCAATCCACAATTGGATAACAAATTCATACTGGGCATTTGGAAGAACAAAAGAAGCGATGAAGAAAGTTATGGAAAATTCTTTGAACTTTGCATTGTTCTATAAATCTAAACAAGTGGGTTTTGCCAGAGTAGTTACAGATTACCATACATTTTCATATTTATGCGATGTAATAATAGATGAAGAATACAGAGGAAAAGGACTTGGAAAAATATTGATGAAAGAAGTAATGGAATATTCACCTTTAAAAACAATGAAGCGTTGGATGCTCTTCACAAAAGATGCACACGGTCTGTACAGACAGTTTGGCTTTGGAGAGAATGAAATGCCGGAGAGAACGATGATAAAGAAAAATTCCGAAGTGAGTTAG
- a CDS encoding TonB-dependent receptor, whose amino-acid sequence MRKKHLLHLLFLFFAAPFLEAQEITVNDKSTLQPIAKVVITSPSSNETVWTNELGQANISKFQGAEKISFFSPDYARTTFSYDEIVKKNFMVYLAQKSYSTDEIVISADKFGENLTDIPRQIEVVNSREIEFENKQTTARLLENTGNVFVQMSQQGGGSPVLRGFEANRVLIMIDGIRLNNAIFRGGHLQNVIRIDQSMLSRMEIMYGAGSTLYGSDALGGVMSFYTKSPLFSGSDNKTLYKVSTGSRFSSVNNEATNHLDVNIGLKNVAFLTSLSYSSFGNLMQGKEGFDALREGWKRNYTVQRTMAGTDVMIKNSNAYLQSPTGYSQYDIMQKILIKGSESVSHLFNFQYSNTNDIPRYDRLNTFNGAGTNYTNAEWYYGPEKRIMGSYTLGLKSNSGMFDNSNLILSFQNAGESRHNRSFNSSTIKNQVEDVKVYSLNWDLKKVVKQTHDISYGVEASYNNVTSTATRYNINTAAETPADTRYPVDGSNMTYISGYVVDNWKLSPQVYMNIGARVNYVGLNANFTDTTFFKFPFKEAKQNNIAPTGNLGFTFKVQPDFKIYVNGSMGFRAPNIDDVAKVFESVKGSGQTLGRVIVPNADLKPETTINGELGLSKTFNNAVQVNATGYYTLLNDAIVSAPYTYNGSSQIIYDGVLANVYAYQNVQKAYLVGGNFSINADFSENVSFMSTINYTYARVKADTANYPLDHIPPMFGKTGFVFTFDKFKADVNAVYNFKKKLEDYSPSGEDNLADATIEGMPGWMTLNLRTGYQLTKSLNVQFDLENILDQNYRVFASGISAPGRNFIFSLKGNF is encoded by the coding sequence CTTTCAGCTATGATGAAATCGTAAAGAAAAACTTTATGGTTTATCTGGCACAGAAAAGTTACTCAACAGATGAGATAGTAATTTCAGCCGATAAGTTCGGAGAGAATCTCACAGATATACCGCGTCAGATAGAAGTAGTGAACTCGCGGGAAATAGAATTTGAAAACAAACAAACAACAGCAAGGCTGCTGGAAAATACAGGCAATGTATTTGTGCAGATGAGTCAGCAGGGCGGTGGGAGTCCGGTGCTTCGCGGATTTGAAGCTAACAGAGTTTTAATTATGATTGACGGAATCAGATTAAATAATGCCATCTTCAGGGGTGGTCACTTGCAAAATGTGATACGGATAGACCAGAGCATGCTTTCCAGGATGGAAATCATGTACGGTGCCGGTTCTACATTATATGGAAGTGACGCACTTGGTGGAGTAATGAGCTTTTATACTAAGAGCCCATTATTCAGCGGAAGCGACAATAAAACTCTGTATAAAGTAAGCACAGGCAGCAGATTTTCATCCGTAAACAACGAAGCAACAAATCATCTTGATGTGAATATCGGATTGAAGAACGTTGCATTTTTAACAAGCTTATCCTACTCAAGCTTCGGCAATCTGATGCAGGGTAAGGAAGGTTTCGATGCTTTAAGAGAAGGCTGGAAAAGAAATTACACAGTCCAAAGAACAATGGCAGGAACAGATGTGATGATAAAAAATTCAAACGCATATCTGCAATCGCCTACGGGTTATTCTCAGTATGATATCATGCAGAAGATTTTAATAAAAGGAAGCGAAAGCGTTAGCCATTTATTTAATTTCCAGTATTCAAATACGAACGATATTCCAAGATACGACAGGCTGAATACTTTTAACGGCGCAGGTACAAACTATACAAATGCCGAATGGTATTACGGTCCTGAAAAGAGAATAATGGGTTCATATACTTTAGGGCTTAAATCAAATTCAGGAATGTTTGATAACTCAAATTTAATATTGTCATTCCAGAATGCAGGCGAGAGCAGACATAACAGAAGCTTTAACTCTTCTACTATAAAAAATCAGGTAGAAGATGTAAAAGTTTACTCTTTAAACTGGGATTTGAAAAAAGTTGTTAAGCAAACACACGATATAAGCTATGGTGTGGAGGCATCTTATAACAATGTTACTTCAACTGCAACCAGATACAACATCAATACTGCTGCAGAAACTCCTGCAGATACAAGATATCCTGTTGACGGAAGCAACATGACTTACATTTCAGGATATGTTGTTGATAACTGGAAGCTAAGCCCGCAGGTTTATATGAACATAGGAGCGAGAGTAAATTACGTAGGACTTAATGCTAACTTTACTGATACAACATTCTTTAAATTTCCGTTTAAAGAAGCAAAACAAAATAACATTGCTCCTACAGGAAATTTAGGTTTCACATTTAAGGTGCAGCCCGATTTCAAAATTTATGTTAACGGTTCAATGGGTTTTCGCGCTCCTAACATAGATGATGTTGCAAAAGTATTTGAATCGGTAAAAGGCAGCGGACAAACTTTAGGAAGAGTAATAGTTCCTAATGCCGACTTAAAACCGGAGACTACTATAAACGGAGAGCTTGGTCTTTCAAAAACATTCAATAATGCAGTGCAGGTTAATGCGACAGGATATTATACTTTATTGAATGATGCAATTGTTTCTGCTCCTTATACTTATAACGGAAGCAGCCAGATTATTTATGACGGAGTACTTGCAAATGTTTATGCTTATCAGAATGTTCAGAAAGCATATTTAGTCGGCGGTAATTTTTCTATCAATGCAGATTTCAGCGAAAACGTTTCTTTCATGAGTACAATAAATTATACTTATGCCAGAGTTAAAGCCGATACTGCAAATTATCCGCTGGACCATATTCCGCCAATGTTTGGTAAAACCGGTTTTGTATTTACATTTGATAAGTTCAAAGCAGATGTAAATGCAGTTTATAATTTTAAAAAGAAATTAGAAGATTACAGTCCCTCAGGTGAAGATAATTTAGCAGATGCTACAATAGAAGGAATGCCTGGCTGGATGACATTGAATTTGAGAACAGGATATCAGCTTACAAAAAGTCTGAATGTTCAGTTCGATCTGGAAAATATTTTAGATCAGAATTACAGGGTGTTTGCTTCGGGAATAAGTGCTCCGGGCAGGAACTTTATTTTCTCTTTGAAAGGTAACTTCTAA
- a CDS encoding molybdenum cofactor guanylyltransferase, with translation MSNELTALILAGGKSQRMGKDKALINYTGKPHIFYLADLLSPFCSKILISRNKEQAPFPKGNFEIIYDDESSENQGPLTGLISAIKQFPNENFITIYCDLINIDETLLKILIDGRDANKFATCFIKEDFPEPSMVIFESKSNHILLEKYNSGRYSIIKFLKEHDCKYIPLQNELIDKDE, from the coding sequence ATGAGCAATGAACTTACTGCTCTCATTCTCGCCGGAGGTAAAAGCCAAAGAATGGGAAAAGATAAAGCGCTTATTAATTACACCGGAAAACCTCATATATTTTATCTGGCAGATTTACTCTCACCTTTTTGTAGTAAAATTTTAATCTCACGTAACAAAGAACAAGCTCCCTTTCCCAAAGGAAATTTCGAAATTATTTATGATGATGAAAGCAGTGAAAACCAGGGACCGCTGACAGGATTAATCTCTGCGATTAAACAATTCCCCAATGAAAACTTCATTACAATTTATTGCGATTTAATTAATATTGATGAGACATTGCTTAAAATTCTTATTGATGGAAGAGATGCGAATAAATTCGCTACGTGTTTTATTAAAGAAGATTTTCCTGAACCTTCGATGGTAATTTTTGAAAGCAAATCAAATCATATTTTACTTGAAAAATATAATTCAGGCAGATACTCAATTATAAAATTTCTTAAAGAACATGACTGCAAATATATTCCATTACAAAATGAGTTAATTGATAAAGATGAGTAA
- a CDS encoding T9SS type A sorting domain-containing protein, which produces MTLNKVTSVDSVTYYVACDSGRALRSTNAGLNWTVLNTGIPNDIRDVDFINANTGFAIAWEYGLVDPNFYGSIILKTTDAGQTWDSHYKRDDSIFYRKISFINSQFGFLLGEPVGIVRTTNGGSNWIKDYIDTNTFVHGFPVWDIKTIGTQFGIACGGFQDLAGVIWRTTNAGVNWTSQGVAPEPLFALHFYDNQNFIAVGGDFEYGASLVKTTNAGANWDYTPLNEFGIGLNLSFRTESDGWMALGLGQKFLYTFDGGLGWRTIPTPNLETILDVHFSSKRHGVAVGQHAAILIYNSSLVAIDNNTSKLPSSIELKQNYPNPFNPETIISFSLDKPQYVSLKIYDMIGKEIKTLVEGVTGPGEHKIRFDASEIPAGIYFYTLKTDNKVYQTKKMILVK; this is translated from the coding sequence ATGACATTAAATAAAGTTACCAGTGTAGACAGCGTAACTTATTATGTTGCTTGTGATTCAGGCAGAGCCCTTCGAAGTACAAATGCCGGGCTAAACTGGACTGTGCTTAATACAGGCATACCAAATGATATTCGCGATGTTGATTTTATAAATGCTAATACGGGATTTGCAATTGCATGGGAATATGGATTGGTTGACCCCAATTTTTACGGCTCTATAATTTTGAAAACAACCGATGCAGGGCAAACATGGGATTCTCATTACAAACGTGATGATTCAATTTTTTATAGAAAAATTTCCTTCATAAATTCCCAGTTTGGTTTTTTACTGGGTGAACCTGTTGGAATTGTAAGAACAACAAACGGCGGCAGTAACTGGATAAAAGACTATATTGATACCAACACCTTTGTTCATGGTTTTCCTGTATGGGATATAAAGACAATAGGCACACAGTTCGGAATTGCATGCGGCGGATTTCAAGACTTAGCGGGTGTAATATGGCGCACAACCAATGCAGGTGTAAACTGGACTTCGCAGGGAGTGGCTCCGGAACCACTTTTTGCACTTCACTTTTATGATAACCAGAACTTTATAGCTGTCGGAGGTGATTTTGAATACGGTGCAAGTCTTGTTAAAACTACCAATGCCGGAGCGAATTGGGATTATACACCTCTGAATGAATTTGGAATCGGATTGAATTTATCCTTCCGCACTGAATCTGACGGTTGGATGGCGCTTGGTCTCGGACAGAAATTTCTTTATACTTTTGATGGAGGGCTTGGCTGGAGAACTATTCCTACTCCGAATCTGGAAACAATTTTAGATGTACACTTTTCTTCTAAAAGACATGGTGTAGCTGTAGGACAACATGCAGCAATATTAATTTACAATTCAAGTTTAGTTGCTATTGATAATAATACTTCTAAACTACCTTCTTCAATTGAATTAAAACAAAACTATCCTAATCCGTTTAATCCGGAAACAATTATTTCTTTCTCATTAGATAAACCCCAATATGTAAGCCTGAAAATTTATGATATGATAGGGAAAGAAATAAAAACACTGGTCGAAGGAGTTACCGGTCCCGGAGAACATAAGATAAGATTTGATGCCTCAGAGATTCCGGCAGGAATTTATTTCTATACTTTGAAAACTGATAACAAGGTTTACCAAACTAAAAAAATGATATTAGTAAAATAG
- a CDS encoding FdhF/YdeP family oxidoreductase — protein sequence MKNKETKNTEHKITKPKVKAGGIPSVVSASKHLLRELSPFRASKVMFQLNQFNGPDCPGCAWPDPDPERSSLGEYCENGAKAIAEEATSKIVNADFFKNNRISELKNKDEYYLGKLGRIAQPVYKKSGSDHYEEVSWDAAFTIIGNKLQSLHSPNEAIFYTSGRTSNEAAFLYQLFVREYGTNNLPDCSNMCHESSGVALTETIGVGKGTVKLEDFYNTDLIIIAGQNPGTNHPRMMKALQKAKANGAKIISINPLKEAGLIGFDDPQSVKGVFGIASRLTDLYLQVRINGDVPLLKAIMFLLLQAEEKNPGKIFDSEFIKKNTHGFDNFIKDLKEQNLNSLSENCGISIREIQQAADLIIKSEKIIYCWAMGLTQHKNAVDNISEIVNLLLLKGSIGKPGAGACPVRGHSNVQGDRTMGIYEKPNHNFLDKLKNVYGFNPPYDHGYDTVDAMKAMHKGKAKVFFAMGGNFLSATPDTNYTGEGLENCELTVSVATKLNRTHFFTGEESLILPCLARTDSDFKNGKEQFVSVENSMGIVHQSKGTLKPVSNKLLSEPEIVCRLAKSALKNKTKIDWDKMLVDYDNIRNEIEKVIPGFENYNSRVRINGGFYLPNSARDGNFNTLTGKAIFTISEIPLLNLADAEYLMMTIRSHDQFNTTIYGMDDRYRGILNTRRVILMNKTDIKNAGLHHNELVNLATYYGKERLVENFRIVEYDITERCVATYFPEANPIIPYSETARKSNTPISKSIIIKILKK from the coding sequence ATGAAGAATAAAGAAACCAAAAATACAGAACATAAAATTACAAAGCCGAAAGTAAAAGCAGGCGGAATTCCTTCAGTTGTTTCGGCGTCTAAACATCTGCTTAGAGAGTTAAGTCCTTTCAGAGCAAGTAAAGTTATGTTTCAGCTTAACCAGTTCAACGGACCTGATTGCCCGGGCTGCGCATGGCCTGACCCCGATCCCGAACGTTCTTCTCTGGGAGAATATTGCGAGAACGGCGCAAAAGCAATTGCAGAAGAGGCAACATCTAAAATTGTTAATGCAGATTTTTTTAAGAACAACAGAATTTCAGAACTAAAAAATAAGGATGAATATTATTTAGGGAAACTAGGACGTATAGCGCAGCCTGTTTATAAAAAGTCAGGCAGCGACCATTACGAAGAAGTTTCATGGGATGCTGCATTTACCATAATAGGTAATAAACTTCAATCTCTCCATTCTCCCAATGAAGCAATATTTTATACATCGGGCAGGACAAGCAATGAAGCTGCATTTTTATATCAACTTTTTGTAAGAGAGTACGGAACGAATAATCTGCCTGACTGCTCAAACATGTGCCACGAATCCAGCGGAGTAGCATTGACCGAAACCATTGGCGTTGGTAAAGGTACAGTTAAACTTGAAGATTTTTATAATACAGATTTAATTATAATTGCCGGTCAAAACCCCGGAACGAATCATCCGCGAATGATGAAGGCTTTGCAGAAAGCAAAAGCTAACGGCGCAAAAATAATTTCAATTAATCCACTGAAGGAAGCCGGACTTATAGGCTTCGATGACCCGCAAAGCGTAAAAGGTGTTTTCGGTATTGCATCGAGACTTACTGATTTATACCTGCAGGTCAGAATAAACGGCGACGTTCCGCTTCTGAAAGCAATTATGTTTTTATTGTTGCAGGCGGAAGAAAAAAATCCCGGAAAAATTTTTGATTCAGAATTCATTAAGAAAAATACGCATGGGTTTGATAATTTTATAAAGGATTTAAAAGAACAAAATCTGAATTCGCTTTCAGAAAATTGCGGAATTTCCATAAGAGAAATTCAGCAAGCCGCTGATTTAATTATTAAATCTGAAAAAATAATTTATTGCTGGGCAATGGGATTAACACAGCATAAAAATGCTGTAGATAACATTTCTGAAATTGTAAATCTTTTACTTCTCAAAGGCAGTATAGGAAAACCCGGCGCAGGTGCCTGTCCTGTCCGCGGACACAGCAATGTTCAGGGTGATAGAACAATGGGAATTTATGAAAAGCCGAATCATAATTTTCTTGATAAGCTGAAAAATGTTTACGGCTTTAACCCTCCTTATGATCATGGATATGATACCGTTGACGCAATGAAGGCTATGCATAAAGGCAAAGCAAAAGTTTTTTTTGCAATGGGAGGAAATTTTTTATCAGCTACTCCCGATACAAATTATACAGGTGAAGGATTAGAAAATTGTGAGCTGACAGTAAGTGTCGCAACTAAATTGAACCGCACTCATTTTTTTACAGGTGAAGAATCACTAATACTACCGTGTCTTGCCAGAACTGATTCAGATTTTAAAAATGGAAAAGAACAATTTGTATCTGTTGAGAACTCAATGGGAATAGTACATCAGTCAAAAGGTACATTAAAACCTGTCTCCAATAAATTACTGAGCGAGCCTGAAATTGTGTGCCGGCTTGCAAAGTCAGCTTTAAAAAACAAAACTAAAATTGACTGGGATAAGATGCTTGTAGATTACGATAACATAAGAAACGAAATTGAAAAAGTAATTCCGGGATTTGAAAATTATAATTCACGTGTACGAATCAACGGAGGATTTTATCTTCCTAACTCAGCTCGTGACGGAAATTTTAATACACTCACAGGCAAGGCAATTTTTACAATTTCAGAAATTCCGCTGTTAAATCTTGCAGATGCTGAATACCTGATGATGACTATCCGGAGCCATGACCAGTTCAATACAACAATTTACGGAATGGATGACCGCTACAGAGGAATATTAAATACAAGACGTGTTATCCTGATGAATAAGACAGATATAAAAAATGCCGGACTGCATCATAATGAACTTGTAAACCTTGCTACATATTATGGTAAAGAACGACTTGTTGAAAACTTCAGAATAGTTGAATACGACATAACAGAAAGATGTGTGGCGACCTATTTTCCTGAAGCAAACCCTATAATACCTTACTCAGAAACTGCCCGAAAAAGCAATACTCCGATATCAAAAAGTATAATTATAAAGATTTTGAAAAAGTAA
- a CDS encoding T9SS type A sorting domain-containing protein, whose translation MKTKIFLLIILSALSYGFFKQSGTVQQSYYSDVNVAPNFRIFPSGVSQTEPEIVPHPTNPNILFASSFTLNGAFRSEGVYVTTNGGNSWFGSDTCKGQLIQNHAGDPGPMIDKDGRFYMTHLGSQSLFVGQFAHYSTDLGLTWSNQYPIQTGDQYKGDIRSDISPASPYYGKTHYSWVPIISPISVYYSSTTNGGVNWAAPRQINNPTQRNNGAMVKMNRNGDVYITWAAVSSISPFPENYLGLAKSTNGGANFSVTENIYNVGGVSGFLPQKGNILVNGLPDIDIDMSTGLRSGWIYIITTEKNLSPAGSDLDVIFRRSSDGGQTWSPRIRVNQDPVNNGKIQFFPAMRVDDGGGINIIYYDDRRCASDSSEVFMSRSTDGGDTWKDFPISDHRFKPSPIAGTGAGYMGDNIGITNSGNFLWALWMDNSTGIYQVWATKLDVTTLGINQISNVIPDKFKLAQNYPNPFNPTTNIKFSIMEKGEVNMNVYNTEGKLIQTLVNKVLPAGEYEYTFDAAALNSGVYFVTIQANGFTDSKKMVLVK comes from the coding sequence ATGAAAACAAAAATTTTTTTGCTGATTATTTTATCGGCATTGTCTTACGGCTTTTTTAAGCAGAGTGGAACAGTTCAACAATCATATTATTCGGACGTAAATGTTGCACCAAATTTCAGGATTTTTCCGAGCGGAGTTTCTCAAACTGAACCTGAAATTGTCCCTCACCCTACAAATCCTAATATTCTTTTCGCCAGTTCATTTACACTTAATGGAGCATTCAGAAGTGAAGGTGTGTACGTTACTACCAATGGCGGTAATTCATGGTTTGGAAGTGATACATGTAAAGGTCAGTTAATACAAAATCATGCCGGTGATCCGGGTCCGATGATAGATAAAGATGGAAGATTTTACATGACTCATTTAGGGTCACAAAGTTTATTTGTCGGGCAGTTTGCACATTACTCAACAGATTTAGGTTTGACCTGGTCAAACCAGTATCCTATACAAACAGGCGACCAATACAAAGGCGATATCAGAAGTGATATTAGCCCCGCAAGTCCTTACTATGGCAAAACACATTACTCCTGGGTACCGATTATCTCGCCAATATCTGTTTACTATTCTTCAACAACAAACGGAGGAGTAAATTGGGCAGCGCCCAGGCAGATAAATAATCCCACTCAAAGAAATAATGGAGCAATGGTAAAAATGAATCGCAACGGTGACGTATATATTACATGGGCAGCTGTAAGCTCAATCTCTCCCTTTCCTGAAAATTATTTAGGACTTGCAAAATCTACTAACGGCGGAGCAAATTTTTCCGTCACAGAAAATATTTACAATGTGGGCGGAGTAAGCGGATTTCTACCTCAAAAAGGAAATATTCTGGTAAATGGTTTGCCTGATATTGATATAGATATGTCAACAGGACTGAGAAGCGGATGGATATATATAATTACAACTGAAAAAAATCTTTCTCCTGCAGGTTCAGATCTTGATGTGATTTTCAGAAGGTCTTCTGACGGAGGACAAACATGGTCTCCGAGAATAAGAGTTAATCAGGACCCTGTAAATAATGGTAAGATACAATTTTTCCCTGCAATGCGTGTTGATGATGGCGGCGGAATAAATATTATTTATTATGATGACAGAAGATGCGCAAGTGATTCAAGCGAAGTTTTTATGTCACGCTCTACAGATGGCGGAGATACATGGAAAGATTTTCCTATCAGTGACCACAGATTTAAACCTTCCCCCATTGCCGGCACCGGAGCAGGTTACATGGGAGATAATATTGGAATTACAAATTCAGGCAATTTCTTATGGGCTCTGTGGATGGATAATTCAACAGGTATTTATCAGGTATGGGCAACTAAATTAGATGTCACAACACTTGGCATTAATCAGATAAGTAATGTTATTCCCGATAAATTTAAGCTTGCGCAAAATTATCCGAACCCATTTAATCCGACTACAAATATTAAATTCAGCATTATGGAAAAAGGTGAAGTTAATATGAATGTATATAATACTGAAGGAAAGCTGATACAAACCCTAGTTAATAAAGTTTTACCTGCAGGTGAGTATGAATATACTTTTGATGCAGCAGCGTTAAACTCCGGAGTTTATTTTGTTACCATTCAGGCAAATGGTTTTACAGATTCTAAAAAAATGGTGTTAGTAAAATAA